In Nocardioides dokdonensis FR1436, the following are encoded in one genomic region:
- the mobF gene encoding MobF family relaxase, which translates to MSLHKLTAGSGYDYLTRQVAAMDATDKGHTGLASYYTEKGETPGVWVGSGMEGIEGLDAGDIVTADHMQSLFGSGHHPLATQRTKELDLRIGRDEAERPTEADYKTAARLGTPYKVYDNDISPFRIEVAKRIAALNEAAGLPGDYPVPAAERARIRTEVAAEFFRAEHGREPADARELAATIAKHSRPKTNAVAGYDLTFSPVKSVSTLWAISDPKTAAVIERAHQAAVKDALNFIETKALFTRQGTNGVRQVDVRGLVATAFTHRDSRAGDPDLHTHVAVANKVQTLDGKWLAIDGRPLHKAVVSASETYNTALERHLVDALGVRFEERPNQDARKRPVREIVGVDPDLNRRFSKRRASVEDRRKILAAAFQATHGRPPTPVETIQLSQQATLETREAKHEPRSLAEQRETWNREAVEVLGTPQRVKQMVHGALNPKGAARSLADSAWFAKTTDRIVATMEGGRSTWQYWHVYAEAQRQVRAANVPTNQVSQVVDLLVSEVLDGHSVSMARPWDTISEPVQLRRADGSSVYTQAGADLFTSSKVLAAEQRLVDAAGRPDGYAVEASSVDLALLESTANGITLNAGQATLVREMATSGARLQLAIAPAGSGKTTAMRALASAWTDGGGTIIGLAPSAAAADALRSQIDTQTDTLAKLTHSLEQARQTGAAMPDWVAGIDSPTLVVIDEAGMADTLSLDAAVSYILERGGSVRLIGDDQQLSAIGAGGVLRDIQATHGALQLTELVRFTDPAEGAASLALRDGKSEALGFYLDRDRVHVGDLATMTEEVFAAWQADRAAGLDSIMLAPTRDLVSELNQQARAHRLDGIDPADVASSGPVRRLADGNEASIGELIITRENDRRLRTSATDWVKNGDRWTVLEIHDGGDLTVQHTQHGRTVRLPSEYVAKATELGYACTVHTAQGVTADTMHGLTTGTESRQQLYTMMTRGAHANHVYLEVVGDGDPHSVTHPTLVRPLTPTDILESMLARDDAQRSATSLLREQADPATRLGEAAQRYLDSLYVAAEDLLRHDTTTGVDGTTVNMVDALDTAVETLTPGLSDEAAWPTLRAHLLLLGAAGENPVEALRAAAGDRELESARDRAAVLDWRLDASGLRNAGAGPLPWMPGIPARLAEDPHWGAYLAQRAHLVEQLADQVHTRASEQASLPVWAQNGIRPEATTVADVEVWRAAMQVPADDRRPTGAPQLQKAPATWQRRLNRAVSGDHTPALKEWRQLLYSLAPQVRDDEFTPLLAERLAAMSRAGVTAHELLRTAAAPDHPAGALPDELAAAALWWRMARHLTPAVAAQIGDGSHGESVTTDWAPRLADLFGPERAASIQASTWWPALVSNVDQGLQRGWQVEALLGAGRALPSDGWEGVDECQALVWRTSIALETAPDEHAHEYHFEEPPADLWEGIEPDQAMFVDQSDDIPWPLAEDPDTDLEPPVDLVDEHQVDALEEDLVDVDEDQNIESDLTLAAYIRDLGGTRLEPTDADIRLMYQRAEEWHSSPVTRERMVEINELTQTFFESRFTDSWGRDYLTGRFGVDLAGDERFRPGQAPAGWTNLVDHLRGRGVSDAEMLATGVAVEARTGRLIDRFRDRVMFPVIHQGEVLGFVGRRRPDLTDDDKAGPKYLNTADTPLFHKGAQLFGVVDEVLAEGAVPVIVEGPMDAVAVTIASAGLYLGVAPLGTSLTDEQAAQLAAVGRDPIVARDADLAGQVAAERDFWMLTPHGMDPGYARFPDGLDPADLLAQRGPAALTAAVASGQPAFRSLGDQLLTERLDNPLGAEQGPVAAMRVISARPSRAWEPGVNQVRARLQLSQLQAGRDLRDAVKTWDADPRKAALAELHKSSEVRARLSAADEKTPAERWAPLARELDPRLLEQGDWPATAAMLQQAHEHGHDVGAATRAIVAEKPLGDSPARDLRYRIVSRLEIPIDTDESIPAPTTSQGAARDRQDVNRPRPPRRGTPRR; encoded by the coding sequence ATGAGCCTCCACAAGCTGACGGCGGGGTCGGGGTACGACTACCTGACCCGCCAGGTCGCAGCAATGGACGCCACCGACAAGGGCCACACCGGGCTGGCGAGCTACTACACCGAGAAGGGCGAGACCCCCGGCGTGTGGGTCGGCTCCGGCATGGAAGGCATCGAGGGACTCGATGCCGGCGACATCGTCACCGCCGACCACATGCAGAGCCTGTTCGGCTCCGGGCACCACCCGCTGGCCACCCAGCGGACCAAAGAGCTGGACCTGCGGATCGGCCGCGATGAGGCCGAGCGGCCGACCGAGGCGGACTACAAGACCGCCGCCCGGCTCGGCACTCCCTACAAGGTCTACGACAACGACATCAGCCCATTCCGGATCGAGGTCGCCAAGCGCATCGCGGCGTTGAACGAGGCCGCCGGCCTCCCCGGCGACTACCCCGTCCCCGCCGCAGAGCGCGCCAGAATCCGTACCGAGGTGGCGGCTGAGTTCTTCCGCGCCGAACACGGCCGCGAACCCGCCGACGCCCGCGAGCTCGCCGCCACGATCGCCAAGCACTCCCGCCCCAAGACCAACGCAGTCGCCGGCTACGACCTGACCTTCTCCCCCGTCAAGAGCGTCTCGACCCTGTGGGCAATCTCCGACCCGAAGACCGCCGCGGTGATCGAGCGCGCCCACCAGGCCGCGGTCAAGGACGCACTGAACTTCATCGAGACCAAGGCACTGTTCACCCGCCAGGGCACCAACGGCGTACGCCAGGTCGACGTCCGCGGCCTGGTCGCCACGGCGTTCACCCACCGCGACTCCCGCGCCGGAGACCCCGATCTGCACACGCACGTCGCCGTCGCCAACAAAGTCCAGACCCTCGACGGCAAATGGCTGGCCATCGACGGCCGGCCGCTGCACAAGGCGGTCGTCTCGGCCTCGGAGACCTACAACACCGCGCTCGAGCGGCACCTGGTCGACGCCCTCGGCGTGCGGTTCGAGGAGCGCCCGAACCAGGACGCCCGCAAGCGGCCGGTGCGTGAGATCGTCGGCGTCGACCCCGACCTGAACCGCCGGTTCTCCAAGCGCCGCGCCAGCGTCGAGGACCGCCGCAAGATCCTCGCCGCGGCGTTCCAGGCCACCCACGGCCGGCCCCCGACCCCGGTAGAGACCATCCAGCTGTCCCAACAGGCGACGCTGGAGACCCGCGAGGCCAAACACGAGCCCCGCTCGCTGGCCGAGCAGCGCGAGACCTGGAACCGCGAGGCCGTCGAGGTGCTCGGCACACCGCAGCGGGTCAAGCAGATGGTCCACGGGGCACTCAACCCAAAGGGCGCGGCCCGCTCCCTGGCCGACTCAGCCTGGTTCGCCAAGACCACCGACCGCATCGTGGCCACGATGGAAGGTGGCCGGAGCACCTGGCAGTACTGGCACGTCTACGCCGAAGCCCAGCGGCAGGTCCGGGCCGCCAACGTGCCCACCAACCAGGTCTCCCAGGTGGTCGACCTGCTGGTCAGCGAGGTCCTCGACGGCCACTCGGTGAGCATGGCCCGCCCCTGGGACACCATCAGCGAGCCGGTCCAGCTGCGCCGCGCAGACGGGTCCTCGGTCTACACCCAGGCAGGCGCCGACCTGTTCACCTCGAGCAAGGTACTGGCCGCCGAACAGCGCCTGGTCGACGCCGCCGGCCGCCCCGACGGATACGCCGTCGAGGCGTCCTCGGTCGACCTGGCACTGCTGGAGTCGACCGCCAACGGCATCACCCTCAACGCCGGACAGGCCACGCTGGTACGGGAGATGGCCACCTCCGGCGCCCGGCTCCAGCTGGCGATCGCCCCCGCCGGATCGGGCAAGACCACCGCGATGCGAGCCCTGGCCAGCGCCTGGACCGACGGCGGCGGCACCATCATCGGCCTCGCTCCCTCAGCGGCGGCCGCGGACGCCCTGCGCTCCCAGATCGACACCCAGACCGACACCCTGGCCAAGCTCACCCACTCCCTCGAGCAGGCCCGGCAGACCGGTGCCGCGATGCCGGACTGGGTCGCCGGCATCGACTCCCCCACCCTCGTCGTGATCGACGAGGCCGGCATGGCCGACACCCTCTCCCTGGACGCCGCCGTCTCCTACATCCTCGAGCGCGGCGGCAGCGTCCGCCTGATCGGCGACGACCAGCAGCTCTCCGCGATCGGCGCCGGCGGCGTACTCCGCGACATCCAAGCGACCCACGGCGCGCTCCAGCTGACCGAACTGGTCCGGTTCACCGACCCCGCCGAGGGCGCAGCGTCGCTAGCCCTGCGCGATGGCAAGAGCGAGGCGCTCGGCTTCTACCTCGACCGCGACCGGGTCCACGTCGGCGACCTGGCCACCATGACCGAGGAGGTCTTCGCCGCCTGGCAGGCCGACCGCGCCGCCGGGCTGGACTCGATCATGCTCGCCCCCACCCGCGACCTGGTCAGCGAGCTGAACCAGCAGGCCCGCGCCCACCGCCTCGACGGGATCGACCCGGCCGACGTCGCCAGCAGTGGCCCGGTGCGGCGGCTCGCCGACGGCAACGAGGCGTCGATCGGCGAGCTGATCATCACCCGCGAGAACGACCGCCGGCTGCGCACCTCGGCCACCGACTGGGTGAAGAACGGCGACCGCTGGACCGTCCTGGAGATCCACGACGGCGGCGACCTGACCGTCCAGCACACCCAGCACGGCCGCACCGTGCGACTGCCCAGCGAATACGTCGCCAAGGCCACCGAGCTCGGCTACGCGTGCACCGTGCACACCGCCCAGGGCGTCACCGCCGACACCATGCACGGCCTGACCACCGGCACCGAGTCGCGCCAGCAGCTCTACACGATGATGACCCGCGGCGCGCACGCCAACCACGTCTACCTCGAGGTCGTCGGCGACGGCGACCCGCACTCGGTCACCCACCCGACCCTGGTCCGGCCGCTCACCCCCACCGACATCCTCGAGTCGATGCTGGCCCGCGACGACGCCCAGCGGTCCGCGACCAGCCTGCTCCGCGAGCAGGCCGACCCGGCCACCCGGCTCGGCGAAGCCGCCCAGCGCTACCTCGACAGCCTCTACGTCGCCGCCGAGGACCTGCTGCGCCACGACACCACCACCGGCGTCGACGGCACCACGGTCAACATGGTCGACGCGCTGGACACCGCCGTCGAGACACTGACTCCCGGGCTGTCCGATGAGGCCGCCTGGCCCACCCTGCGCGCCCACCTGCTGCTGCTCGGCGCGGCCGGCGAGAACCCCGTCGAAGCGCTCCGGGCCGCCGCCGGCGACCGGGAGCTGGAGAGCGCACGCGACCGTGCCGCGGTCCTGGACTGGCGCCTGGACGCCTCCGGCCTGCGCAACGCGGGCGCCGGCCCGCTCCCGTGGATGCCCGGGATCCCGGCACGTCTGGCCGAGGACCCGCACTGGGGTGCCTACCTCGCCCAGCGCGCGCACCTGGTCGAGCAGCTCGCCGACCAGGTCCACACCCGCGCCTCCGAACAGGCCTCGCTGCCGGTGTGGGCCCAGAACGGCATCCGCCCCGAGGCCACCACGGTGGCCGACGTCGAGGTCTGGCGCGCAGCCATGCAGGTCCCCGCCGACGACCGGCGACCGACCGGCGCCCCGCAGCTGCAGAAGGCACCGGCGACCTGGCAGCGGCGACTCAACCGGGCCGTCAGCGGTGACCACACGCCGGCCCTCAAGGAATGGCGCCAGCTGCTCTACTCGCTCGCCCCGCAGGTCCGCGACGACGAGTTCACCCCGCTCCTGGCCGAGCGGCTGGCCGCGATGTCTCGCGCCGGCGTCACGGCTCACGAGCTGCTGCGCACCGCCGCCGCACCCGATCACCCGGCGGGCGCGCTGCCCGACGAGCTCGCCGCGGCCGCGCTCTGGTGGCGCATGGCCCGCCACCTCACACCCGCGGTCGCCGCCCAGATCGGCGACGGCTCCCACGGCGAGAGCGTCACCACCGACTGGGCGCCGCGGCTCGCGGACCTGTTCGGTCCCGAGCGCGCCGCGAGCATCCAGGCCAGCACCTGGTGGCCCGCGCTGGTCTCCAACGTCGACCAGGGCCTGCAGCGCGGATGGCAGGTCGAGGCCCTTCTGGGCGCCGGCCGGGCGCTGCCGAGCGACGGCTGGGAGGGCGTCGACGAGTGCCAGGCACTGGTCTGGCGGACCTCGATCGCGCTGGAGACCGCTCCCGACGAGCACGCGCACGAGTACCACTTCGAGGAGCCGCCCGCGGACCTGTGGGAGGGCATCGAACCCGACCAGGCGATGTTCGTCGACCAGTCCGACGACATCCCGTGGCCGCTTGCTGAGGACCCCGACACGGACCTCGAGCCCCCCGTCGACCTGGTCGACGAGCACCAGGTCGACGCGCTCGAGGAGGACCTAGTCGACGTCGACGAGGACCAGAACATCGAGAGCGACCTGACGCTGGCCGCCTACATCCGCGACCTCGGCGGCACCCGGCTGGAGCCCACCGACGCCGATATCCGGCTCATGTACCAGCGGGCCGAGGAGTGGCACTCCTCCCCCGTCACGCGTGAGCGCATGGTCGAGATCAACGAGCTCACACAGACCTTCTTCGAGTCCCGGTTCACCGACTCGTGGGGCCGCGACTACCTCACCGGCCGGTTCGGCGTCGACCTCGCCGGCGACGAGCGGTTCCGCCCCGGTCAGGCTCCGGCCGGCTGGACCAACCTGGTCGACCACCTCCGCGGCCGCGGCGTCAGCGACGCCGAGATGCTCGCCACCGGCGTCGCTGTGGAGGCACGGACTGGTCGCCTCATCGACCGGTTCCGTGACCGCGTGATGTTCCCGGTGATCCACCAGGGCGAGGTGCTCGGCTTCGTCGGCCGCCGCCGCCCCGATCTCACCGATGACGACAAGGCCGGACCGAAGTACCTCAACACCGCCGACACTCCGCTGTTCCACAAGGGCGCGCAGCTGTTCGGTGTCGTCGACGAAGTGCTCGCCGAGGGCGCCGTCCCGGTGATCGTCGAGGGCCCGATGGACGCGGTCGCCGTTACGATCGCCAGCGCCGGCCTCTACCTCGGCGTGGCCCCGCTCGGCACGTCCCTGACCGATGAGCAGGCCGCCCAGTTGGCCGCCGTCGGCCGCGACCCGATCGTGGCCAGAGACGCCGACCTGGCGGGCCAGGTCGCGGCCGAGCGCGACTTCTGGATGCTGACCCCGCACGGCATGGACCCCGGCTACGCCCGGTTCCCCGACGGACTCGACCCTGCCGACCTGCTCGCTCAGCGCGGCCCGGCCGCGCTCACCGCTGCGGTGGCCAGCGGCCAGCCCGCCTTCCGGTCCCTGGGCGACCAGCTCCTCACCGAGCGGCTCGACAACCCCCTCGGCGCCGAGCAGGGGCCGGTGGCCGCCATGCGGGTCATCTCGGCCCGTCCCAGCCGGGCCTGGGAGCCGGGCGTCAACCAGGTGCGCGCACGGCTGCAGCTCTCCCAACTGCAGGCCGGCCGGGACCTGCGGGACGCGGTCAAGACGTGGGACGCCGACCCGCGGAAGGCTGCGCTGGCCGAGCTGCACAAGAGCAGCGAGGTCCGTGCCCGACTCTCGGCCGCGGACGAGAAGACGCCGGCCGAGCGGTGGGCGCCGCTGGCCCGCGAGCTCGACCCGCGCCTGCTCGAGCAGGGCGACTGGCCGGCCACCGCAGCGATGCTGCAGCAGGCCCACGAGCACGGTCACGACGTCGGCGCCGCCACCCGTGCCATCGTCGCCGAGAAGCCCCTGGGCGACAGCCCCGCACGCGACCTGCGCTACCGGATCGTCTCCCGTCTGGAGATCCCGATCGACACCGACGAGAGCATCCCGGCGCCGACCACGTCGCAGGGAGCCGCGCGCGACCGGCAGGACGTCAACCGCCCGCGGCCGCCGCGGCGCGGCACTCCGCGACGCTGA
- a CDS encoding type IV secretory system conjugative DNA transfer family protein: MKLRFNPWDVGWRIGDAHEPRGGELWVPWDRTAGVIGPQGSGKTLDLLTPALLSAPGAALVTLTKVEDLVLSLTERSRDDRPCVVLDPFGLAEGVVDELIWDPIAGCVDPKVAERRAKAFTAGTVKGAITGGTGDDAARFYAAESAKVLQGYFHAAALTGKTLEDVLQWVANPTAASQPMEILRRHPHAEPFWHGLLHGALNGDDRTAGNTITTVQQAVSLFFQADIRRRCVPSHGHPATDLADVIRRRGTIYLLGREDPYASASPLMTAVAEHVLDTGLLLANSSPWGGRLCPPLVSVLDELPSTAPLPTLRTRMANERALGLSFIWAAQTRPQLTSIFGEHEARALLGLTNTLVMFGGSKDVAFNQEISDLLGTVRIGRVTHSTGGFNGGSRNFSGDDIPIMRPEEVRQLPERRALVIAENGKPIIAKLHRCVEGKAGERLLADQRTLRARLTNDRRMVITPEARATAALVEARRLGFVDDETEPTRSEL, from the coding sequence ATGAAGCTGAGGTTTAACCCGTGGGACGTGGGCTGGCGCATCGGGGACGCGCACGAGCCGCGTGGCGGCGAGCTGTGGGTGCCGTGGGACCGCACCGCCGGCGTCATTGGCCCGCAGGGCTCCGGCAAGACCCTCGACCTGCTCACCCCGGCGCTGCTCAGTGCCCCGGGCGCTGCCCTGGTCACCCTGACGAAGGTCGAGGACCTGGTGCTGAGCCTCACCGAACGCTCCCGCGACGACCGGCCGTGCGTGGTCCTCGACCCGTTCGGGCTGGCCGAGGGCGTCGTCGACGAGCTGATCTGGGACCCGATCGCCGGCTGTGTGGACCCCAAGGTCGCCGAGCGGCGAGCCAAGGCCTTCACCGCCGGCACCGTCAAGGGTGCGATCACCGGCGGCACCGGGGACGATGCCGCCCGGTTCTACGCCGCGGAGTCGGCGAAGGTGCTGCAGGGCTACTTCCACGCCGCGGCCCTGACCGGGAAGACCCTCGAGGACGTCCTGCAGTGGGTCGCGAACCCGACCGCGGCCAGCCAGCCGATGGAGATCCTGCGCCGGCACCCGCACGCCGAGCCGTTCTGGCACGGCCTGCTGCACGGGGCGCTCAACGGCGACGACCGCACCGCCGGCAACACGATCACCACGGTGCAGCAGGCGGTGTCGTTGTTCTTTCAGGCCGACATCCGCCGCCGCTGCGTCCCCAGCCACGGGCACCCGGCTACCGACCTGGCCGACGTGATCCGTCGACGCGGCACCATCTACCTCCTGGGCCGCGAAGACCCCTACGCCTCGGCCAGCCCGCTGATGACCGCGGTGGCCGAGCACGTCTTGGACACCGGGCTGCTGCTGGCCAACAGCTCACCGTGGGGCGGCCGGCTGTGCCCGCCGCTGGTCTCGGTGCTCGACGAGCTGCCATCGACCGCACCGCTGCCGACCCTGCGCACCCGGATGGCCAACGAGCGCGCCCTGGGCCTGTCGTTCATCTGGGCCGCCCAGACTCGTCCCCAGCTGACCAGCATCTTCGGCGAGCACGAGGCCCGGGCACTGCTCGGGCTCACCAACACCCTGGTGATGTTCGGCGGGTCGAAGGACGTCGCGTTCAACCAGGAGATCTCCGACCTGCTCGGAACAGTCCGCATCGGTCGCGTCACCCACTCCACCGGGGGGTTCAACGGCGGTAGCCGCAACTTCTCCGGCGACGACATCCCCATCATGCGTCCCGAGGAGGTCCGCCAGCTCCCCGAGCGACGGGCACTGGTGATCGCCGAGAACGGCAAGCCGATCATCGCCAAGCTGCACCGCTGCGTGGAGGGCAAGGCCGGCGAGCGGCTCCTGGCCGACCAGCGGACGCTGCGCGCGCGGCTCACCAACGACCGCCGCATGGTCATCACCCCCGAGGCCCGGGCCACCGCCGCCCTCGTCGAGGCGCGCCGCCTCGGCTTCGTCGACGACGAGACCGAACCAACAAGGAGTGAGCTGTGA
- a CDS encoding M48 family metalloprotease, with product MPDPVAYALLIVAAIAYLGGAVLVVATLAKVLVAWSEGWRTRRGAEPVDQALQQRAAAAMAAVAELADIAAPGTDVVAILGAPTGDADRVVGDGGLAVTRFRAGHPATVVFARAALTGLSCAAVQSLAAHELAHVIRRDRTSAAAHYAWLLGYLVLVLAGGGLTITALAAAPQLAGPAMLATMTAAVAFLGLRVAFDRREEIAADLFAVDLTRDLDAAAELMRFYEDNVARLLPDGGLGRAWARLERRWFATHPEPQARLAAMRRHLVDQAAD from the coding sequence ATGCCCGACCCCGTGGCCTACGCCCTCCTCATCGTCGCGGCGATCGCCTACCTGGGTGGCGCCGTCCTGGTGGTCGCGACGCTGGCCAAGGTCCTGGTCGCCTGGTCGGAGGGCTGGCGCACCCGCCGCGGCGCCGAGCCGGTCGACCAGGCGCTGCAGCAGCGGGCCGCCGCGGCGATGGCGGCCGTCGCGGAGCTCGCGGACATCGCAGCGCCTGGCACCGACGTCGTCGCGATCCTCGGTGCGCCTACCGGCGACGCGGACCGCGTCGTGGGCGACGGCGGACTGGCGGTGACCCGTTTCCGAGCGGGACACCCGGCCACCGTGGTGTTCGCACGGGCCGCACTCACCGGGCTCAGCTGTGCCGCGGTGCAGAGCCTGGCTGCCCACGAGCTCGCCCACGTCATCCGACGTGATCGGACCTCGGCCGCGGCGCACTACGCGTGGCTGCTCGGCTACCTGGTGCTCGTGCTCGCCGGCGGCGGCCTCACGATCACGGCGCTCGCGGCTGCGCCGCAGCTGGCCGGCCCGGCGATGCTGGCCACGATGACTGCCGCCGTCGCGTTCCTGGGCTTGCGCGTCGCCTTCGACCGGCGGGAGGAGATCGCCGCCGATCTGTTCGCCGTCGACCTGACGCGTGACCTGGACGCGGCCGCCGAGCTGATGCGGTTCTACGAGGACAACGTCGCCCGGCTGCTGCCTGATGGTGGTCTCGGCCGAGCGTGGGCGCGGCTCGAGCGACGCTGGTTCGCCACCCACCCTGAGCCGCAGGCACGGCTCGCCGCCATGCGCCGCCACCTGGTCGACCAGGCGGCCGACTAG